A portion of the Thiohalorhabdus denitrificans genome contains these proteins:
- the arsB gene encoding ACR3 family arsenite efflux transporter — MSQRETALEAPDVREGMGLFGRYLSVWVALAIVAGVALGQLAPAVPAALSRFEYAQVSIPVAILIWAMIFPMMVQIDFASILGVRRQPKGLAITTVVNWLIKPFTMFAIAWFFLIVLFAPLIPAPLAREYLAGAILLGAAPCTAMVFVWSYLTRGDPAYTLVQVAVNDLIMLFAFAPIVVLLLGISDITVPWDTVALSVLLYIVIPLAAGYAARVTLIRSRGVEWFDNVFMPRIGAVTPAGLILTLVLLFAFQGEVILANPLHIVLIAIPLTVQTFLVFFLAYGWAWGWRVPHNVAAPGAMIGASNFFELAVAAAIALFGLQSGAALATVVGVLVEVPLMLALVKIANRTRHRFPAAGGAGG; from the coding sequence ATGAGCCAACGCGAAACCGCCCTGGAGGCCCCCGACGTCCGCGAGGGCATGGGCCTGTTCGGGCGCTATCTCTCCGTGTGGGTGGCCCTGGCCATCGTCGCCGGCGTGGCCCTGGGCCAGCTCGCCCCGGCCGTGCCGGCGGCGTTGTCACGCTTCGAGTACGCCCAGGTCTCCATCCCGGTGGCGATCCTCATCTGGGCCATGATCTTCCCCATGATGGTCCAGATCGACTTCGCCTCCATCCTGGGGGTGCGCCGCCAGCCCAAGGGGTTGGCCATCACCACCGTGGTGAACTGGCTCATCAAGCCCTTCACCATGTTCGCCATCGCCTGGTTCTTCCTGATCGTCCTGTTCGCGCCGCTGATCCCGGCGCCCCTGGCCCGGGAGTACCTGGCCGGGGCCATCCTGCTCGGGGCGGCGCCGTGCACGGCCATGGTCTTCGTCTGGAGCTACCTTACCCGGGGCGATCCCGCCTACACCCTGGTGCAGGTGGCGGTGAACGACCTGATCATGCTGTTCGCCTTTGCCCCCATCGTGGTTCTTCTGCTGGGGATCTCCGACATCACCGTGCCCTGGGACACGGTGGCCCTGTCGGTGCTGCTCTACATCGTCATCCCGCTGGCGGCGGGCTACGCCGCGCGGGTGACGCTGATCCGGAGCCGGGGCGTGGAGTGGTTCGACAATGTCTTCATGCCGCGTATCGGGGCGGTAACCCCCGCCGGCCTCATCCTCACCCTGGTGCTGCTGTTCGCCTTCCAGGGCGAGGTGATCCTGGCCAATCCGCTGCACATCGTCCTGATCGCCATCCCGCTCACCGTGCAGACCTTCCTGGTCTTTTTCCTTGCCTACGGCTGGGCCTGGGGGTGGCGGGTGCCGCACAACGTGGCCGCGCCGGGGGCCATGATCGGGGCGAGCAACTTCTTCGAGCTGGCGGTGGCGGCGGCCATCGCCCTGTTCGGCCTGCAGTCCGGGGCGGCGCTGGCCACCGTGGTGGGGGTGCTGGTGGAGGTGCCCTTGATGCTGGCCCTGGTGAAGATCGCCAACCGCACCCGCCACCGCTTCCCGGCGGCCGGGGGCGCGGGCGGATGA
- a CDS encoding ArsR/SmtB family transcription factor, whose protein sequence is MACQAEEFFRALGDETRLRCVALLQAEGELCVCELTHALGLAQPKVSRHLAQLRNAGVVASHRRGTWMHYMLHPELPDWARRVVAEWAAACADRAPFAEDRRALQAMPDRPEKACCA, encoded by the coding sequence ATGGCGTGTCAGGCGGAGGAATTTTTCCGTGCCCTGGGGGACGAGACGCGGCTGCGCTGCGTCGCCCTGCTGCAGGCCGAGGGCGAGCTGTGCGTCTGCGAACTGACCCATGCGCTGGGCCTGGCCCAGCCCAAGGTCTCCCGGCACCTGGCCCAGCTCCGCAACGCCGGAGTGGTGGCCTCCCATCGGCGCGGCACCTGGATGCACTACATGCTCCACCCCGAACTTCCGGATTGGGCGCGCCGGGTCGTGGCGGAATGGGCCGCCGCCTGCGCCGACCGGGCCCCCTTCGCCGAGGACCGTCGCGCCCTGCAGGCCATGCCCGACCGCCCGGAGAAGGCCTGCTGCGCCTGA
- a CDS encoding YnfA family protein: protein MESVFLLLRPLGLYLGAALFEIGGCFAFWAWLRLDKSAWWLLPGLVALAAFAYLLTRIDTDFAGRAYAAYGGVYIASSLLWLWGVEGQVPDRWDGIGAAVCLLGAGIILLGPRGA, encoded by the coding sequence GTGGAATCCGTTTTCCTCTTGCTCCGTCCCCTGGGGCTCTACCTGGGGGCGGCCCTGTTCGAGATCGGGGGCTGCTTCGCCTTCTGGGCGTGGCTGCGCCTGGACAAGAGCGCCTGGTGGCTGCTCCCCGGCCTGGTGGCCCTCGCCGCCTTCGCCTACCTGCTGACCCGCATCGACACCGATTTCGCCGGACGCGCCTACGCCGCCTACGGCGGGGTCTACATCGCCTCCTCCCTGCTGTGGCTGTGGGGGGTGGAGGGGCAGGTCCCCGACCGGTGGGACGGGATCGGGGCGGCGGTGTGCCTGCTCGGGGCCGGGATTATCCTGCTCGGTCCGCGCGGGGCCTGA
- the senA gene encoding selenoneine synthase SenA, whose translation MTQPVQADILLDMLADARARTFELVEGLDGPQLTEPMLPTVNPMLWEIGHVAWFHEHWILRHLDGRDPLIPNADELYDSSAIPHDDRWTLPLPPLEDTIAYMTEVHNALVARLEPLGGQPAPVADSYFYQLTTYHEDMHDEAFTYTRQTLGQPRPDFADTGGGLDTDDHPRAGSLAGDVEVPGGTFWLGAAEDEPFVFDNEKWAHRVDLRPFRIARAPVTNAEFAAFVEDGGYREPRWWSEAGWQWLQAQKRDHPVYWHPEGGGRWLVRDFDAWRTLPPDAPVIHVSAHEAEAYCRWAGRRLPTEAEWEAAAAGEPDGPGVGLAERKRRFPWGEASPTFDRANLDGRYLGTLDVADCPEGDSAFGCRQMIGNVWEWTASPFEPYPGFSPDPYKDYSQPWFGDNRVLRGGAWATRGRMLRNTWRNFFTPGRCDVLAGFRTCALNEE comes from the coding sequence ATGACGCAACCGGTACAGGCGGACATCCTGCTGGACATGCTGGCGGACGCCCGGGCGCGCACCTTCGAGTTGGTGGAGGGCCTGGACGGCCCCCAGCTCACCGAGCCCATGCTGCCCACCGTGAACCCGATGCTGTGGGAGATCGGCCACGTGGCCTGGTTCCACGAGCACTGGATCCTGCGCCATCTGGACGGCCGGGATCCGCTGATCCCCAACGCCGACGAGCTCTACGACTCTTCGGCCATTCCCCACGACGACCGCTGGACCCTGCCGCTGCCGCCCCTGGAGGATACCATCGCCTACATGACCGAGGTGCACAACGCCCTGGTGGCCCGCCTCGAGCCCCTGGGCGGCCAGCCGGCCCCGGTGGCGGACAGCTACTTCTACCAGCTCACCACCTACCACGAGGATATGCACGACGAGGCCTTCACCTACACCCGCCAGACGCTGGGCCAGCCCCGGCCCGACTTCGCCGACACGGGGGGCGGCCTGGACACCGACGACCATCCGCGGGCCGGGTCCCTGGCGGGCGACGTGGAGGTCCCGGGAGGCACCTTCTGGCTGGGGGCGGCGGAGGACGAGCCGTTCGTGTTCGACAACGAGAAGTGGGCTCACCGGGTGGACCTGCGTCCCTTCCGCATCGCCCGTGCGCCGGTCACCAACGCCGAGTTCGCGGCCTTCGTGGAGGATGGCGGCTACCGGGAGCCGCGCTGGTGGTCGGAGGCGGGGTGGCAGTGGCTGCAGGCCCAGAAGCGCGACCACCCCGTCTACTGGCACCCGGAGGGCGGCGGGCGCTGGCTGGTGCGGGACTTCGACGCCTGGCGGACCCTGCCGCCCGACGCCCCGGTGATCCACGTCAGCGCCCACGAGGCCGAGGCCTACTGCCGCTGGGCGGGGCGCCGCCTGCCCACCGAGGCGGAATGGGAAGCGGCCGCCGCCGGCGAGCCCGACGGTCCGGGCGTCGGGCTCGCCGAGCGCAAGCGCCGCTTCCCCTGGGGCGAGGCGTCGCCCACCTTCGACCGCGCCAACCTGGACGGCCGCTATCTCGGGACCCTGGACGTGGCCGACTGCCCCGAGGGCGACAGCGCCTTCGGCTGCCGCCAGATGATCGGCAACGTCTGGGAGTGGACCGCCTCGCCCTTCGAGCCCTATCCGGGCTTCAGCCCCGATCCCTACAAGGACTACTCCCAGCCCTGGTTCGGCGACAACCGGGTGCTTCGCGGCGGCGCCTGGGCCACGCGGGGGCGGATGCTGCGCAACACCTGGCGCAACTTCTTCACCCCGGGGCGCTGCGACGTGCTGGCTGGGTTCCGGACCTGCGCGTTGAACGAGGAGTGA